Proteins encoded in a region of the Massilia sp. UMI-21 genome:
- a CDS encoding YifB family Mg chelatase-like AAA ATPase produces the protein MSLAVLRSRALAGMEAPTVSVEVHLANGLPAFTIVGLPDAEVREAKDRVRAALQNSGFTIPPRRITVNLAPADLPKESGRFDLAIALGILAASQQIPGEQLGRYEFAGELSLSGELRPIRGALAMAFAMHRHDDGGPRAFILPLANADEAALVTDAAIYPAGTLLEVCAHFAQGAADTRLARHQGQALTAGVEYPDFAEVKGQHTAKRALEVAAAGTHSVLLIGPPGAGKSMLASRFPGLLPPMSDDEALESAAVQSIAGSFSPQRWRRRPFRSPHHTSSGVALVGGGNLPRPGEVSLAHHGVLFLDELPEFDRRVLEVLREPLESGHITISRAAHQADFPARFQLVAAMNPCPCGWLGHASGKCRCTPDAAQRYQGRVSGPLLDRIDIQLTVAAMPPDSIGAQADGETSAAIAARVAQAHALQRARQGKPNQRLAPREIDRYCRPDTAGERLLRAAMQQLQWSARAYHRVLKVARTVADLGGAEHVSAEHIAEAIQYRRALPEH, from the coding sequence ATGAGTCTCGCCGTATTACGCAGCCGCGCGCTCGCCGGCATGGAAGCACCCACTGTCAGCGTCGAAGTCCACCTGGCCAACGGCCTGCCCGCCTTTACCATCGTCGGCCTGCCCGATGCCGAGGTGCGCGAGGCAAAAGACCGGGTGCGCGCCGCGCTGCAGAACTCCGGCTTCACCATCCCGCCGCGCCGCATCACGGTCAACCTGGCGCCGGCCGACCTGCCGAAGGAATCCGGCCGCTTCGACCTGGCGATCGCGCTCGGCATCCTGGCGGCCTCGCAACAGATCCCCGGCGAGCAACTGGGGCGCTACGAATTCGCCGGCGAACTGTCGCTGTCGGGCGAACTGCGGCCGATCCGCGGGGCGCTGGCGATGGCTTTTGCCATGCACCGGCACGACGATGGCGGACCACGCGCATTCATCCTGCCGCTGGCCAACGCGGATGAGGCGGCGCTGGTGACCGACGCTGCCATCTATCCTGCCGGCACGCTGCTGGAGGTATGCGCCCACTTCGCCCAAGGCGCAGCCGACACGCGTTTGGCGCGCCACCAGGGCCAGGCCCTGACGGCAGGCGTCGAGTATCCCGACTTCGCCGAGGTGAAGGGCCAGCACACGGCCAAGCGCGCACTGGAAGTGGCCGCGGCGGGCACGCATTCGGTGCTGTTGATCGGTCCGCCGGGTGCGGGCAAGAGCATGCTGGCCTCGCGCTTTCCGGGCCTGCTGCCGCCGATGAGCGACGACGAAGCGCTGGAATCGGCGGCGGTGCAGTCGATCGCCGGCAGCTTCTCGCCGCAACGCTGGCGCCGGCGGCCGTTCCGCAGTCCTCACCATACGAGTTCCGGTGTGGCGCTGGTCGGCGGCGGCAACCTGCCCCGTCCGGGCGAGGTCTCGCTGGCCCACCACGGCGTGCTGTTCCTCGACGAGCTCCCGGAATTCGACCGCCGCGTGCTTGAAGTCTTGCGCGAACCGCTCGAGTCCGGGCACATCACCATCTCGCGCGCGGCGCACCAGGCCGATTTTCCGGCCCGCTTCCAGCTGGTCGCGGCCATGAATCCCTGCCCCTGCGGCTGGCTGGGCCACGCGTCCGGCAAGTGCCGCTGCACGCCGGATGCGGCGCAGCGCTACCAGGGGCGCGTCTCCGGTCCCCTGCTCGACCGCATCGACATCCAGCTGACGGTGGCGGCGATGCCGCCGGACAGCATCGGCGCCCAGGCCGACGGCGAGACCAGTGCCGCGATCGCGGCGCGCGTCGCCCAGGCCCACGCGCTGCAGCGCGCGCGCCAGGGCAAGCCGAACCAGCGCCTGGCGCCGCGCGAGATCGACCGCTACTGCCGTCCGGACACCGCCGGCGAGCGCCTGCTGCGCGCCGCGATGCAGCAGCTGCAGTGGTCGGCGCGCGCCTATCATCGCGTGCTCAAGGTGGCGCGCACGGTGGCCGACCTGGGCGGCGCCGAACATGTCTCGGCCGAACACATCGCGGAAGCGATCCAGTACCGGCGGGCCCTGCCCGAGCACTGA
- a CDS encoding adenosylcobalamin-dependent ribonucleoside-diphosphate reductase, which produces MNAVEPSGAAPVPAPAPQEVSLDVLREKYAKGEESSILDVRRRVARALAAREPEEDRAEMEARFLWAQEHGFVPAGRINSAAGLGLQATLINCFVQPVGDSISGSDDGLPGIYTALLESAETMRRGGGVGYDFSAIRPMGSKVHGTRSRASGPVSYMEVFDASCRTVESAGARRGAQMGVLRIDHPDIERFVAAKDEGGLTNFNISVGVTDAFMQAVQDDAPFALVHRAEPGDEEAGAYRREDGLWVYRQVRARALWDKIIASTYDHAEPGVLFVDRMNAENNLWYAEELRATNPCGEQPLPDYGCCDLGSLNLTAFVIDPFGAAPSFDFERMCEVAALGVRMLDLVLDATEWPLPQQAAESAAKRRIGLGFLGLGSALVMLGLRYDSEAGRAMAARIAETLRDAAYATSVALACEKGPFPLFDADRYLDGQFVQRLPDWLREAIRKFGIRNSHLLSIAPTGTISLAFADNASNGIEPAYSWTYQRKKRMADGSMRSYDVEDHAWRLYRRMGHATDQLPPPFVTALEMRALDHLRMVQAVQPFIDTAISKTVNVPADYPFEDFRDLYTQAWQAGLKGLATYRPNMVLGSVLSTAPDASPAALPAALPATLPDAGPDDDPLRKRFERRPLGELESVTSKIEYSTQEGRKTAYLTVSFIRAEGVHEGRKLVVERPFEFFMPSNQRTGGQQWITASMRLLSMVARAGGPIARALADMRDVVWEKGPVRCGFLTREDGTQVPVYHDSEVAAIAFMLQRVLIRRGFLDAWGNQVAVPELARRFASRRAQAGDGMAQEAGPQAPLASAALPAASGAKCPECGARALRKVDGCTRCDECHYVGECG; this is translated from the coding sequence ATGAATGCCGTCGAGCCGTCCGGCGCCGCGCCGGTGCCAGCGCCGGCGCCGCAAGAGGTTTCGCTCGACGTCCTGCGCGAAAAGTACGCCAAGGGCGAGGAAAGCAGCATCCTCGATGTGCGCCGGCGGGTGGCGCGGGCGCTGGCGGCGCGCGAACCAGAAGAGGATCGCGCCGAGATGGAAGCGCGCTTCCTGTGGGCCCAGGAACACGGCTTCGTGCCTGCCGGGCGCATCAACTCGGCGGCCGGCCTGGGGCTGCAGGCCACCCTGATCAACTGCTTCGTGCAGCCGGTGGGCGATTCCATTTCCGGCAGCGACGACGGCCTTCCCGGCATCTATACCGCCCTGCTCGAATCCGCCGAGACCATGCGCCGCGGCGGCGGCGTGGGCTACGACTTCAGCGCGATCCGCCCGATGGGCAGCAAGGTCCACGGCACCCGCTCGCGGGCCTCGGGCCCGGTCTCGTACATGGAAGTGTTCGACGCCTCGTGCCGCACGGTGGAGTCGGCCGGCGCCCGGCGCGGCGCCCAGATGGGCGTGCTGCGCATCGACCACCCCGACATCGAGCGCTTCGTCGCCGCCAAGGACGAAGGCGGACTCACCAACTTCAACATCTCGGTCGGCGTCACCGACGCCTTCATGCAGGCGGTGCAGGACGACGCCCCGTTCGCGCTGGTGCACCGCGCCGAACCGGGCGACGAGGAGGCCGGCGCTTACCGGCGCGAGGATGGCCTGTGGGTCTACCGCCAGGTACGCGCCCGCGCCCTGTGGGACAAGATCATCGCCTCGACCTACGACCACGCCGAACCGGGCGTGCTGTTCGTCGACCGCATGAACGCGGAGAACAACCTCTGGTACGCCGAAGAACTGCGCGCCACCAATCCCTGCGGCGAGCAGCCGCTGCCGGATTATGGCTGCTGCGACCTCGGCTCGCTCAACCTCACCGCCTTCGTGATCGATCCCTTCGGCGCCGCGCCCTCCTTCGATTTCGAGCGCATGTGCGAGGTGGCCGCGCTCGGCGTGCGCATGCTCGACCTGGTGCTGGACGCGACCGAATGGCCGCTGCCGCAGCAGGCCGCCGAGTCCGCGGCCAAGCGCCGCATCGGCCTCGGCTTCCTGGGACTGGGCAGCGCCCTGGTCATGCTGGGCCTGCGCTACGATTCCGAGGCCGGGCGCGCCATGGCCGCGCGCATCGCCGAGACCCTGCGCGACGCCGCCTACGCCACCTCGGTCGCGCTGGCCTGCGAGAAAGGCCCGTTCCCGCTGTTCGACGCCGACCGCTACCTGGACGGCCAGTTCGTGCAACGCCTGCCGGATTGGCTGCGCGAAGCGATCCGCAAGTTCGGCATCCGCAACTCGCACCTGCTGTCGATCGCGCCGACCGGCACCATCTCGCTGGCCTTCGCCGACAATGCCTCGAACGGCATCGAACCAGCCTATTCCTGGACCTACCAACGCAAGAAGCGCATGGCCGACGGGTCGATGCGCAGCTACGATGTGGAAGACCATGCCTGGCGCCTGTATCGCCGGATGGGCCACGCCACGGACCAGCTGCCGCCGCCATTCGTCACCGCGCTCGAGATGCGCGCGCTCGACCACCTGCGCATGGTGCAGGCGGTGCAGCCCTTCATCGACACCGCGATCTCGAAGACCGTCAACGTGCCGGCCGACTATCCGTTCGAGGATTTCCGCGACCTGTACACCCAGGCCTGGCAGGCCGGCCTGAAAGGACTGGCGACCTACCGGCCGAACATGGTGCTGGGCAGCGTGCTGTCCACCGCGCCCGATGCATCGCCCGCTGCATTGCCCGCTGCCTTGCCGGCTACTTTGCCCGACGCCGGCCCCGACGACGATCCGCTGCGCAAGCGCTTCGAGCGCCGTCCGCTGGGCGAGCTCGAATCGGTGACCTCGAAAATCGAGTATTCGACCCAGGAAGGCCGCAAGACCGCCTATCTCACCGTGAGCTTCATCCGCGCCGAGGGCGTCCACGAAGGCCGCAAGCTCGTCGTCGAGCGGCCCTTCGAATTCTTCATGCCCTCGAACCAGCGCACCGGCGGCCAGCAGTGGATCACGGCCTCGATGCGCCTGCTGTCGATGGTGGCGCGCGCCGGCGGCCCGATCGCGCGGGCGCTGGCCGACATGCGCGACGTGGTCTGGGAAAAAGGCCCGGTGCGCTGCGGCTTCCTCACGCGCGAGGACGGCACGCAGGTGCCGGTCTACCACGACTCGGAAGTGGCGGCGATCGCCTTCATGCTGCAGCGCGTGCTGATCCGGCGCGGCTTCCTCGACGCCTGGGGCAACCAGGTGGCGGTGCCGGAGCTGGCGCGCAGGTTTGCGTCGCGACGTGCGCAAGCCGGCGACGGCATGGCCCAGGAAGCCGGGCCGCAGGCGCCCCTCGCGTCCGCCGCCCTGCCCGCCGCCAGCGGCGCCAAGTGCCCGGAATGCGGGGCGCGCGCGCTGCGCAAGGTCGACGGCTGCACCCGCTGCGACGAATGCCACTATGTCGGAGAGTGCGGCTGA
- a CDS encoding SirB2 family protein, with the protein MPYIALKHLHITFAALSGLLFLVRGIWMLRASPRLQQRWVRIVPHVIDTLLLASAVGLAVWSLQYPGQSPWLTAKVSALVAYIVLGAVALKRGRTRQARAMAFVGALLCFAYIVAVALTKNPLVLF; encoded by the coding sequence ATGCCCTACATCGCCCTCAAGCACCTGCACATCACTTTCGCCGCCCTGAGCGGCCTGCTGTTCCTGGTCCGCGGCATCTGGATGCTGCGCGCCTCGCCGCGCCTGCAGCAGCGCTGGGTCAGGATCGTCCCGCACGTCATCGACACCCTGCTGCTGGCCAGCGCGGTCGGCCTGGCGGTGTGGAGCCTACAGTATCCGGGCCAGTCGCCGTGGCTGACGGCCAAGGTGAGCGCATTGGTGGCCTACATCGTCCTCGGCGCCGTCGCACTCAAGCGCGGCCGCACGCGCCAGGCGCGCGCAATGGCCTTTGTCGGCGCCCTGCTGTGCTTCGCCTACATCGTCGCGGTGGCGCTGACCAAGAATCCGCTGGTGCTGTTCTAG
- the glnK gene encoding P-II family nitrogen regulator: protein MKMITAIIKPFKLDEVREALSEINVQGMTVTEVKGFGRQKGHTELYRGAEYVVDFLPKIKIEAAVDDAVVDQVIDAISGAARTGKIGDGKIFVADLNQVIRIRTGETGNDAL, encoded by the coding sequence ATGAAAATGATTACCGCCATCATCAAACCCTTCAAGCTGGACGAAGTCCGGGAAGCGCTGTCGGAGATCAACGTACAGGGCATGACCGTGACCGAAGTCAAGGGCTTCGGCCGCCAGAAGGGCCACACCGAGCTGTACCGAGGCGCGGAGTACGTGGTCGATTTCCTCCCGAAGATCAAGATCGAGGCCGCCGTCGACGACGCCGTGGTCGACCAGGTCATCGACGCCATCTCGGGCGCGGCCCGCACCGGCAAGATCGGCGACGGCAAGATTTTCGTGGCCGACCTCAACCAGGTCATCCGTATCCGTACCGGCGAGACCGGCAACGACGCACTGTAA
- a CDS encoding accessory factor UbiK family protein, with protein sequence MDMNSFFNDIQGKINQAMESGPAKDIERNVKAMMTQGFSKLDLVTREEFDIQAQVLAKTRAKLEALELRVVELEARLAGQASSASTTAPATAASASAASSEPLPGATDPAAPHVIIDKD encoded by the coding sequence ATGGACATGAACAGCTTCTTCAACGACATCCAGGGCAAGATCAACCAGGCAATGGAAAGTGGCCCGGCCAAGGACATCGAGCGCAACGTCAAGGCGATGATGACCCAGGGCTTCTCCAAGCTCGACCTGGTCACCCGCGAAGAGTTCGACATCCAGGCCCAGGTGCTGGCCAAGACTCGCGCCAAGCTCGAAGCGCTCGAACTGCGCGTGGTGGAACTGGAAGCGCGCCTCGCCGGTCAGGCGAGCAGCGCCTCCACGACCGCCCCCGCCACCGCGGCGTCCGCAAGCGCCGCGTCCAGCGAACCGCTGCCCGGCGCCACCGATCCGGCCGCGCCGCACGTCATCATCGACAAGGACTGA
- the ltrA gene encoding group II intron reverse transcriptase/maturase: protein MSMQKAQRQMPANAGREAVGQGEAMLDAFSDEAFCPRHATGGTGSALLQAALTTENLRRAFKRVRANKGAAGVDGLDIDQTSRLLATEWPHIREQLLAGTYRPSPVRRVTIPKPDGGERELGIPTVTDRLIQQALLQVVQPILDPTFSEHSYGFRPGRRAQDAVLAAQAYVQSGLRIVVDVDLSKFFDRVNHDILIDRLKKRIDDAGVIRLVRAYLNSGIMEHGVVQERNEGTPQGGPLSPLLANVMLDEVDKELERRGHRFARYADDANVYVRSVRAGQRVMRLLRRCYARLHLVVNEGKSAVASVFGRKFLGYSLWVGRGGEVKRKVAEKPLQAFKQRIRELTRRSGGRSMPDVVQGLRSYMLGWKGYFQLAQTPKVWRGLDEWLRHRLRAIQLKHWKRGSTMYRELLKLGAWPSAARHVAANSRRWWHNSDRLLKTVMTIGYFDRLGVPRLS from the coding sequence ATGTCGATGCAGAAGGCACAGCGTCAGATGCCCGCAAACGCGGGGCGGGAAGCCGTAGGGCAAGGTGAAGCCATGCTCGATGCTTTCAGCGACGAAGCGTTCTGCCCGCGGCATGCAACCGGAGGCACGGGGTCAGCGTTGCTGCAAGCGGCGCTGACGACAGAGAACCTGCGGCGGGCGTTCAAGCGTGTGCGTGCCAACAAGGGAGCGGCTGGCGTGGATGGACTGGACATTGACCAGACCTCGCGTCTGCTGGCAACCGAGTGGCCTCACATACGAGAACAACTGTTGGCAGGGACGTACCGGCCCAGTCCGGTACGTCGGGTGACGATTCCGAAGCCCGACGGTGGCGAGCGCGAGCTTGGCATCCCGACGGTGACGGATCGGCTGATCCAGCAAGCACTATTACAGGTGGTGCAACCGATCCTTGATCCCACTTTCAGCGAGCATAGCTACGGCTTCCGACCGGGCAGGCGTGCGCAGGATGCGGTATTAGCCGCTCAGGCATACGTCCAGTCCGGGCTGAGAATCGTGGTGGACGTGGACCTGTCGAAGTTCTTCGACCGGGTCAACCATGACATCCTGATCGACCGCTTGAAGAAACGCATCGACGACGCTGGAGTGATCCGGCTGGTCCGTGCCTATCTGAACAGCGGCATCATGGAGCATGGTGTAGTACAGGAACGGAACGAAGGAACGCCGCAAGGCGGTCCATTGAGTCCGCTGCTTGCCAACGTCATGCTCGATGAAGTGGACAAGGAACTGGAACGGCGCGGCCATCGCTTTGCGCGCTACGCCGACGACGCGAACGTCTATGTTCGTAGCGTGCGTGCGGGCCAGCGGGTGATGAGGCTGCTGCGGCGCTGCTATGCCAGACTGCACCTCGTGGTCAACGAAGGCAAGAGCGCCGTGGCCAGCGTCTTTGGCCGCAAGTTCCTCGGCTACAGCCTGTGGGTGGGGCGTGGGGGCGAAGTCAAACGCAAGGTGGCGGAAAAGCCGTTGCAAGCGTTTAAACAACGCATCAGGGAGCTAACCCGCCGATCTGGTGGGCGTAGCATGCCGGATGTGGTGCAGGGACTTCGTTCCTATATGCTGGGTTGGAAAGGGTACTTCCAGTTGGCGCAAACCCCAAAGGTATGGCGCGGACTCGATGAATGGTTGCGGCACAGGCTGCGGGCTATCCAGCTCAAGCACTGGAAGCGCGGAAGCACCATGTATCGGGAGCTCCTTAAACTTGGGGCTTGGCCGTCGGCAGCGAGGCACGTAGCGGCGAACAGCCGCCGCTGGTGGCACAACAGCGATAGGTTACTCAAAACAGTGATGACTATCGGCTATTTCGACCGACTCGGTGTACCTCGCCTGTCTTGA
- a CDS encoding adenine phosphoribosyltransferase: MNDFDSVPLEFFQDYPEPGVNFIDVGCIFDQPEHWRIAIDTLHAKTDELHFDFILAMDARGFMIAGALALEHKVGFAMARKAGKLPGESISIDYKREYGSATIEIQPERIKGQRVLIVDDVLATGGTIEAAAALLRQLGKEVVGAAALFDIAFFKDKRVLTMPVVTLRDV; encoded by the coding sequence ATGAACGATTTCGACAGCGTTCCGCTGGAGTTTTTCCAGGATTACCCGGAACCGGGCGTCAATTTTATCGACGTCGGCTGCATCTTCGACCAGCCCGAGCATTGGCGCATCGCCATCGACACCCTGCATGCGAAGACCGACGAACTGCACTTCGACTTCATCCTTGCGATGGACGCGCGCGGCTTCATGATCGCCGGCGCGCTTGCCCTGGAGCACAAGGTTGGTTTCGCCATGGCGCGCAAGGCAGGCAAATTGCCCGGCGAGTCGATCAGCATCGATTACAAGCGCGAATACGGCAGCGCCACCATCGAGATCCAGCCGGAACGCATCAAGGGCCAGCGCGTGCTGATCGTCGACGACGTGCTCGCCACCGGCGGCACCATCGAAGCGGCAGCGGCCCTGCTGCGCCAGCTGGGCAAGGAGGTGGTCGGCGCCGCGGCCCTGTTCGATATCGCGTTCTTCAAGGACAAGCGCGTGCTGACGATGCCGGTCGTGACCCTGCGCGACGTCTGA
- a CDS encoding insulinase family protein, producing the protein MKVLVALMISAGILSPVFAADKIRPAPHQAGSAINKAPARIASVEGITEYRLANGLRVLLFPDASKPTLTTNMVYMVGSRHENYGETGMAHLLEHLLFKPTANFGVKKGTRSPVEVLNGLGADFNGTTWYDRTNYYATFPANEANLATMLSLEADRMINAPISQDDLWNTKTNKGEMTVVRNEFEIGESNPIRVTIERLQAIAFDWHNYGKSTIGARSDIEQVNIPRLRAFYKNYYQPDNAVLIVAGRFDEAKVLAQVNSVFGKIPKPTRVIQPTYTVEPVQDGERSVTVRRSGGTQYVGAGYHVAPSGHPDAAALQVLGRVLTDAPSGRLHKALVESKLATNVNVMAVSNLEPGYRIFGAVVPKGQPLAPVQETLLKVLEDLKSNPVTEAEVARARQAIAKNIELAMNDSASLTIGLTEAMAAGDWRLFFVNRDQVEKTDAKTVQAAAEKYLKASNRTLGLFVPTEAADRTEVPGMIDIAAVVNDYKGRTVVAQGEVFDPSPANIESRTQRFTLANGLKGALLPKKTKGGLVSTTMRLRFGTEEALRNKATIGSFTAGLLTYGTQEKSRQQLKDTFDKLKAQVRVAGGAEGVTVSVTTTRDNLPAVMDLVAEVLRKPAFASTEFGEFQRANINATEQAIPEPNPQASVALSRLLDTTPEGHVKHAMTLQEKLASQKATTADEVKAFHGAFYGADNATFAAVGDFDPAALKAQLERLYGTWNSQQKYVRVPSTVKPVAGQKLALETPDKASSLLLAVHPVPMKDDAQAYPALVMANYMLGGGALRSRLADRIRQKEGLSYGVGAQLSVPSRDPAGIWMAYAMSAPQNTAKVESVLREELERAVNEGFTEAELVEAKKGWLQGEEVSRTSDEALAGALSEYLSLERTMAFDGKVEDQVRKLTLAQVNTAMREFIKPADVSFVTAGDFAKAAKNGGSVK; encoded by the coding sequence GTGAAAGTTCTCGTTGCGCTCATGATCAGTGCCGGCATCCTGTCGCCGGTTTTTGCTGCGGATAAGATTCGGCCTGCGCCACACCAGGCCGGCTCCGCCATCAACAAGGCGCCTGCCAGGATCGCTTCGGTCGAAGGCATTACCGAATACCGCCTGGCAAACGGCCTGCGTGTCCTGCTCTTTCCGGACGCCTCCAAGCCGACCCTGACGACCAATATGGTGTACATGGTCGGTTCTCGCCACGAGAACTACGGCGAGACCGGCATGGCGCACCTGCTGGAACACCTGCTGTTCAAGCCGACCGCCAATTTCGGTGTCAAGAAAGGCACCCGAAGCCCGGTTGAAGTGCTCAACGGACTCGGCGCCGACTTCAACGGCACCACCTGGTACGACCGCACCAATTACTACGCGACCTTCCCGGCGAACGAGGCCAACCTGGCCACCATGCTGTCGCTCGAAGCGGACCGCATGATCAACGCCCCGATTTCGCAGGACGACCTGTGGAACACCAAGACCAACAAGGGCGAGATGACGGTCGTGCGCAACGAGTTCGAGATCGGCGAGAGCAACCCGATCCGCGTCACGATCGAGCGCCTGCAGGCAATCGCCTTTGATTGGCACAACTATGGCAAGTCGACGATCGGCGCGCGATCCGACATCGAACAGGTGAATATCCCGCGCCTGCGTGCTTTCTACAAGAATTATTATCAGCCGGACAACGCGGTGCTGATCGTCGCCGGCCGCTTCGATGAAGCCAAGGTACTGGCGCAGGTCAACAGCGTGTTCGGAAAAATTCCGAAGCCGACGCGTGTGATCCAGCCAACCTACACGGTTGAGCCGGTGCAGGACGGCGAACGTTCCGTCACGGTGCGCCGCTCCGGTGGAACCCAGTATGTGGGCGCCGGCTACCATGTGGCGCCGAGCGGTCACCCGGATGCCGCTGCGCTTCAGGTACTGGGCCGCGTGCTGACCGACGCCCCATCGGGACGCCTGCACAAGGCCCTGGTGGAAAGCAAGTTGGCGACCAACGTGAATGTCATGGCGGTGAGCAACCTCGAGCCTGGCTACCGCATCTTCGGCGCGGTGGTGCCGAAGGGGCAGCCGCTGGCGCCTGTCCAGGAGACCCTGCTCAAGGTGCTGGAAGACCTGAAGTCCAATCCGGTCACCGAAGCGGAAGTGGCGCGCGCGCGCCAGGCCATCGCCAAGAACATCGAACTGGCGATGAACGACAGCGCCAGCCTGACGATCGGCCTGACCGAAGCGATGGCGGCGGGCGATTGGCGCCTGTTCTTCGTGAACCGCGACCAGGTCGAAAAGACCGACGCCAAAACCGTGCAGGCAGCAGCCGAGAAATACCTGAAAGCCTCGAATCGCACGCTCGGCCTGTTCGTCCCGACCGAGGCCGCGGACCGCACCGAGGTGCCGGGCATGATCGATATCGCCGCCGTGGTCAATGACTACAAGGGCCGGACAGTCGTGGCACAGGGAGAGGTGTTCGACCCGAGTCCCGCCAACATCGAATCGCGTACCCAGCGCTTCACACTGGCCAATGGTCTGAAAGGCGCACTGCTGCCGAAGAAAACCAAGGGCGGCCTCGTCAGCACGACGATGCGCCTGCGCTTCGGTACCGAGGAAGCACTGCGCAACAAGGCGACCATCGGCAGCTTCACGGCAGGCCTGCTGACCTACGGCACCCAGGAGAAGTCGCGCCAGCAGCTCAAGGACACGTTCGACAAGCTCAAGGCCCAGGTCCGCGTTGCCGGCGGCGCCGAAGGCGTCACCGTGTCGGTCACCACCACGCGCGACAACCTGCCTGCGGTCATGGACCTGGTGGCCGAGGTGCTCAGGAAGCCGGCCTTCGCGTCGACCGAATTCGGCGAATTCCAGCGCGCGAACATCAACGCAACCGAGCAGGCGATTCCGGAACCGAATCCGCAGGCCAGCGTTGCGCTTTCGCGCTTGCTGGACACCACCCCGGAGGGCCACGTCAAGCATGCGATGACGCTCCAGGAGAAGCTCGCGTCGCAAAAAGCGACGACGGCCGACGAGGTGAAGGCCTTCCACGGCGCCTTCTACGGCGCGGATAACGCCACCTTCGCGGCGGTTGGCGACTTCGATCCGGCAGCGCTCAAGGCGCAGCTCGAACGCCTGTACGGCACCTGGAACTCGCAGCAGAAATACGTGCGCGTGCCAAGCACTGTGAAGCCTGTCGCGGGCCAGAAGCTGGCGCTCGAAACCCCGGACAAGGCCAGCAGCCTCTTGCTGGCAGTGCATCCGGTACCGATGAAGGACGATGCGCAAGCCTATCCTGCGCTGGTCATGGCGAACTACATGCTGGGCGGCGGTGCGCTGCGTTCGCGCCTGGCCGACCGCATTCGCCAGAAGGAAGGCCTGTCATATGGCGTCGGCGCGCAGCTCAGCGTACCTTCGCGTGATCCCGCCGGGATCTGGATGGCGTACGCGATGAGCGCTCCGCAGAACACGGCGAAGGTGGAGTCCGTTCTGCGCGAAGAGCTCGAACGAGCGGTGAATGAGGGCTTCACCGAAGCCGAACTGGTCGAAGCGAAAAAGGGCTGGCTGCAGGGCGAGGAAGTATCGCGCACCTCCGATGAGGCGCTTGCCGGCGCCTTGTCCGAATACCTGTCGCTGGAGCGCACCATGGCGTTCGATGGCAAGGTCGAGGACCAGGTGCGCAAGCTGACGCTCGCGCAGGTCAACACCGCCATGCGTGAGTTCATCAAGCCAGCCGATGTCTCGTTTGTCACGGCAGGTGATTTCGCCAAGGCGGCGAAGAACGGCGGCAGCGTCAAGTAA
- a CDS encoding ABC transporter ATP-binding protein, with product MNGAALALRTIGLSKAFGRPAVEGLDLEVRRGELYALLGPNGAGKTTTLRMVTGLVAPDAGRIEVLGIDLAQSPREAKRRLAYLPDDPMLYGKLKPTEYLEFVAGLWGVNARDAEARARQLLDWLELAPHAHELTEGFSRGMKQKLALAGALIHDPELLILDEPLTGLDAAAARQVKDLLLSHVAKGGTVILTTHILEVAERLAQRIGIIRQGRLIAEGSLAELRERTSGASLEEVFLQLTAQA from the coding sequence ATGAACGGCGCCGCCCTGGCCTTGCGGACGATTGGTCTTTCCAAGGCCTTCGGCCGTCCGGCGGTCGAGGGGCTCGACCTGGAGGTGCGCCGCGGCGAGCTGTATGCGCTGCTCGGTCCCAACGGCGCGGGCAAGACCACCACGCTGCGCATGGTGACCGGGCTGGTGGCGCCGGATGCGGGCCGCATCGAGGTGCTCGGCATCGACCTGGCGCAGTCGCCGCGCGAGGCCAAGCGCAGGCTGGCCTACCTGCCCGACGACCCGATGTTGTACGGAAAGCTCAAGCCCACCGAGTACCTCGAGTTCGTGGCCGGCTTGTGGGGCGTGAACGCGCGCGACGCCGAGGCGCGCGCCCGCCAACTGCTCGACTGGCTGGAGCTGGCGCCGCATGCGCACGAACTCACCGAAGGCTTTTCGCGCGGGATGAAGCAGAAGCTGGCGCTGGCGGGCGCGCTGATCCACGATCCCGAACTGCTGATCCTCGACGAACCGCTGACCGGGCTCGACGCCGCCGCGGCGCGCCAGGTCAAGGACCTGCTGCTGTCGCACGTGGCCAAGGGCGGCACCGTCATCCTCACCACCCACATCCTGGAAGTGGCGGAACGCCTGGCGCAACGTATCGGGATCATCCGCCAGGGCCGGCTGATCGCGGAGGGGTCGCTGGCCGAGCTGCGCGAACGCACCAGCGGCGCGAGCCTCGAAGAGGTGTTCCTGCAGTTGACGGCGCAGGCATGA